A region from the Paenarthrobacter aurescens genome encodes:
- a CDS encoding MFS transporter yields the protein MARTKAESVLHSTRAALGLRQNLAQFMLLVAVNALVGGTLGQERTVLPLLASQTFHLDLYTSALTYILAFGLSKAAMNYFAGTLSDRYGRKPVLITGWLVAIPVPLMLIYGPSWERIVAANVLLGISQGLTWSTAVIMKMDLTGPKQRGLAMGLNEAAGYLGVAVTALATGYIASAYGLRPGPFLLGAAYIALGLGLSVLTIRETHHHAKTEAFQHVSAHRKADACLTTGQVFTLTSFKDRSLSAASQAGLVNNLNDGLAWGLFPVLFVTSGLNVNQVGILAAVYPAVWGAGQLFTGAASDRWGRKWFIVAGMIVQAAGLAIVAASHSFGAWLIAAVLLGLGTAMVYPALLAAVGDVAHPTWRARSVGVYRLWRDGGFAVGALLSGLLADLYGIPAAIATVAALTAASGLVVAVRMRGSDHPARQKLV from the coding sequence ATGGCCAGAACAAAGGCGGAAAGCGTGCTGCACTCCACCCGCGCCGCACTGGGCCTGCGACAGAACCTGGCACAGTTCATGCTGCTGGTGGCAGTGAACGCCCTGGTGGGTGGAACGCTGGGCCAAGAGCGCACCGTGCTGCCCCTGCTCGCTTCCCAGACCTTCCACCTGGACCTTTACACAAGCGCCCTGACCTACATCCTCGCGTTCGGTCTGTCCAAGGCCGCGATGAACTACTTCGCGGGCACACTCTCTGACCGGTACGGCCGCAAACCCGTCCTCATCACGGGATGGCTGGTAGCGATTCCCGTCCCGCTTATGCTCATCTATGGCCCGTCATGGGAACGGATCGTTGCCGCAAACGTGTTACTCGGCATCAGCCAAGGCCTGACTTGGTCCACCGCCGTCATCATGAAAATGGACCTGACGGGCCCGAAACAGCGCGGCCTGGCCATGGGCCTGAACGAAGCAGCGGGCTACCTCGGAGTCGCCGTCACTGCCCTCGCAACCGGGTACATTGCCTCCGCTTACGGCCTCCGGCCTGGCCCGTTCCTCCTCGGTGCGGCCTACATCGCCCTCGGGTTAGGCCTATCCGTCCTGACCATTCGCGAGACCCATCACCATGCCAAAACAGAAGCCTTTCAGCACGTCAGTGCACACAGGAAGGCCGACGCCTGCCTCACCACAGGACAGGTTTTCACCCTCACCAGCTTCAAAGACCGCTCACTCTCCGCAGCCAGCCAGGCAGGACTGGTGAACAACCTCAACGACGGCCTCGCTTGGGGCCTCTTTCCAGTCCTCTTCGTCACCTCAGGGCTAAACGTGAACCAGGTAGGGATCCTGGCCGCCGTTTACCCCGCGGTCTGGGGCGCCGGGCAGCTCTTCACCGGTGCCGCCTCAGACCGGTGGGGCCGCAAATGGTTCATCGTGGCCGGAATGATCGTCCAAGCCGCGGGACTCGCCATAGTCGCCGCCTCCCACAGCTTCGGGGCCTGGCTCATCGCCGCTGTCCTCCTCGGACTCGGAACGGCCATGGTCTACCCCGCTCTCCTGGCCGCCGTCGGGGACGTTGCCCATCCCACTTGGCGTGCACGCTCCGTTGGGGTCTACCGGCTCTGGCGTGACGGCGGATTCGCCGTAGGGGCACTCCTGTCAGGTCTTCTCGCAGATCTTTATGGGATCCCCGCAGCCATCGCGACCGTCGCTGCACTCACAGCAGCCTCCGGTCTGGTGGTTGCCGTTCGAATGCGCGGCAGCGACCATCCCGCACGGCAGAAACTGGTCTAG
- a CDS encoding MFS transporter — MTKSPASTAPAQKHSLRGALSDPMLKILASAILIATLGRGIFLTLTVLYFSRFVGLTAFEIAMILTVSSGVGVATSYIGGRLADHFSARRLLVGMVTIEGLAIASYTFAGNFSTAVVIACIAVGVNRGANATRSAIIARAFDGPSRVNARAVLRTITNLGIAVGGMIAGLALLAGTAEAFRAMMVCAGVVYILSALHLRRLPQRVDAPRRDPAKPAPKRGISPFRDRRYVLLTVLSGIFGMQFGLAEMGVPLWISQDTSAPDVLISVILVINTLCVVLLQVPLSRGTDHPRRAGKIVMTSGTLMAVACVLYSSAGGAPVIAAIALLCGAALLHAFAEILSQAGAWGLSFELANPLQAGAYQGMFGMGSALGAMLAPLVVTATVVEHGALGWAMLGAVFLASPSGTWLIARKASTTPAAA, encoded by the coding sequence GTGACCAAATCCCCCGCAAGCACCGCTCCCGCCCAAAAGCACAGCCTCCGCGGCGCGCTCTCCGATCCCATGCTCAAGATCCTCGCTTCTGCAATCCTCATAGCCACACTTGGCCGCGGCATCTTCCTCACCCTGACAGTCCTGTACTTCAGCCGCTTCGTGGGTCTAACGGCCTTCGAAATCGCCATGATCCTCACGGTGTCCAGCGGGGTGGGCGTTGCCACGTCGTATATCGGTGGTCGCCTCGCCGACCATTTCTCCGCGCGCCGGCTCCTTGTTGGAATGGTCACCATAGAAGGTCTGGCGATCGCCAGCTATACGTTCGCCGGCAACTTCAGCACCGCCGTCGTGATCGCTTGCATCGCTGTTGGAGTGAACCGTGGAGCGAACGCCACGCGTTCGGCGATCATCGCCCGGGCCTTCGACGGCCCCAGCCGCGTGAATGCGCGGGCCGTCCTCCGCACCATCACCAACCTGGGCATTGCCGTTGGAGGGATGATCGCCGGACTCGCGCTGTTGGCCGGAACTGCCGAGGCATTTCGGGCAATGATGGTGTGCGCAGGCGTGGTCTACATCCTGAGCGCCCTGCACTTGCGCCGCCTCCCCCAGCGTGTGGACGCACCCCGCCGCGATCCCGCCAAGCCTGCACCGAAGCGCGGAATCTCCCCCTTCAGGGACCGTCGCTACGTACTGCTGACCGTACTATCCGGCATTTTCGGCATGCAGTTCGGGCTCGCCGAGATGGGCGTTCCGTTGTGGATTTCGCAGGACACCAGCGCCCCCGATGTCCTCATATCCGTCATCCTTGTCATCAACACCCTTTGTGTGGTCCTGCTGCAAGTGCCGCTCTCCCGGGGCACCGACCATCCTCGTCGTGCGGGAAAGATCGTGATGACTAGTGGCACGCTCATGGCTGTAGCCTGCGTGCTCTACTCATCGGCGGGAGGGGCGCCGGTTATCGCCGCCATCGCCCTGCTGTGCGGCGCGGCCCTCCTGCATGCGTTCGCCGAAATCCTGTCCCAAGCGGGCGCCTGGGGGCTCAGCTTCGAACTGGCCAACCCTCTCCAAGCAGGCGCTTACCAAGGGATGTTCGGCATGGGATCTGCCTTGGGAGCTATGCTCGCGCCGCTCGTGGTGACCGCCACCGTCGTCGAACACGGTGCTCTGGGCTGGGCCATGCTGGGTGCGGTCTTCCTCGCGTCGCCGTCGGGAACCTGGCTGATAGCCCGGAAAGCATCCACGACGCCGGCGGCCGCCTAA
- a CDS encoding DUF5937 family protein: MRRTEEARARLDLDGLLALVDDRLWTPDFLNPRPASPLTRIDDEFAALEQIPAEQFHGDLIRVHGAVPSIYSGPVGPAIRRMVRILREFWDSCFEPHWLRMRTILEADIVYRGRQIAQGGLFTMLNDLSGAVEFDGHVISVRLKNPASRTEKTDGLGLTLVPTMFTRRASAPVNHGDPPMLMYPARGQGAMWETERITNPAAIVAVLGEVRTSLLTALSAPASSTELGLRFGVTTSAVNQHLRVLRDAGLVTSTRYGRSVLYFRSELGAALLLGPVG; this comes from the coding sequence TTGCGCAGAACAGAAGAGGCCCGCGCGCGTTTGGACCTCGATGGATTGCTGGCTTTGGTAGATGACCGATTGTGGACGCCGGACTTCCTGAACCCGCGGCCAGCGTCCCCACTGACCCGGATCGATGACGAGTTTGCTGCATTGGAGCAGATACCCGCCGAGCAATTTCATGGGGACCTGATCCGGGTGCACGGCGCAGTACCCTCCATCTATTCCGGCCCCGTTGGGCCAGCGATCCGGCGCATGGTCCGTATCCTCCGGGAGTTTTGGGACTCCTGCTTCGAGCCGCATTGGCTGCGCATGCGCACCATCCTTGAAGCGGACATCGTCTACCGCGGCCGGCAGATCGCGCAGGGCGGGTTGTTTACCATGCTGAATGATTTGTCCGGCGCTGTGGAATTCGATGGCCACGTGATTTCCGTGAGGTTGAAGAACCCGGCATCCCGGACCGAGAAGACTGACGGACTGGGGTTGACCCTTGTTCCCACCATGTTCACCCGCAGGGCTTCAGCTCCCGTGAACCACGGCGACCCGCCGATGCTCATGTACCCGGCCCGGGGCCAAGGTGCCATGTGGGAGACGGAGCGAATCACCAATCCGGCCGCAATAGTTGCCGTATTGGGCGAGGTCCGGACCAGCTTGCTCACGGCTCTGTCTGCCCCGGCCTCTTCCACAGAGCTGGGCCTTCGCTTTGGCGTTACAACGTCCGCCGTGAATCAGCATCTCAGGGTGCTCCGGGACGCCGGACTCGTCACCTCAACCCGATATGGCCGCAGCGTGCTCTACTTCAGGAGCGAACTGGGGGCAGCGTTGCTGTTGGGGCCTGTTGGGTAA
- a CDS encoding dihydrofolate reductase family protein, which translates to MRKVTAGLFHSVDGVVQDPFKFQFDSFDDELGTGLTEMINTVDTVVLGRVSYQEWAGYWPNAQQDDDFAAFINPIEKFVASRTLTEPLEWENSHLIQGDVEQFVTELKSRDGGEIAVCGSISLVRQLLFAGILDELTLMTHPVVAGGGRRLFQDGDPLHRLVLEDQYATSKGNVVTTYSLRKD; encoded by the coding sequence ATGCGCAAAGTCACCGCCGGCCTCTTCCATTCCGTGGATGGCGTAGTCCAGGACCCCTTTAAGTTCCAGTTCGACAGCTTTGACGACGAACTGGGCACGGGCCTTACCGAGATGATCAACACCGTGGACACCGTGGTGTTGGGCCGCGTCAGCTACCAGGAATGGGCGGGCTACTGGCCAAATGCGCAGCAAGACGACGATTTTGCGGCGTTCATCAACCCGATCGAAAAGTTCGTTGCCTCCCGCACCCTCACAGAGCCCCTGGAATGGGAAAACTCGCACCTGATCCAGGGTGACGTTGAGCAGTTCGTGACGGAGCTGAAGTCGCGGGACGGCGGCGAAATAGCCGTCTGTGGCAGCATCTCCTTGGTCCGTCAACTGCTGTTCGCGGGCATCCTGGACGAACTCACCCTCATGACGCACCCCGTTGTGGCCGGCGGAGGGCGCCGGCTTTTCCAGGACGGCGATCCCCTGCATCGGCTTGTGTTGGAGGACCAGTACGCCACCAGTAAGGGCAACGTGGTCACCACCTACAGCCTGCGCAAGGACTGA
- a CDS encoding MauE/DoxX family redox-associated membrane protein, whose amino-acid sequence MDSLMFLSALSGSLAACVAVTFLFAAWGKLMSPGSVAAGMESMGIPSFLRHRLIARGLPWIEIAIAVGLLTAPGMWFLLFAAGALLLSAAFLAIVWLAAIKKEPAQCNCFGTKKTTIGRWTVIRNAVLAIAAGAALAGGGPGFLWRADLPAAVAGFLVVALAVLAGVAVAPEITGVDGGLPAVKRSSELGLRDVRLQTVNLQSIARESPVVLLFTRRGCPSCMIAGDALKAWQARTAGLATARLVMDESPQSALELHPDLADHLLLDSGKMAARLMNISKFPSAFLIGRDGEFATPAIEGPKDIAEFLDVLGDTLIAAQVGAAK is encoded by the coding sequence GTGGATTCACTCATGTTTTTATCGGCCTTGTCCGGCAGTCTCGCTGCCTGTGTTGCAGTCACGTTTCTCTTCGCGGCCTGGGGCAAGCTCATGTCCCCGGGGTCAGTAGCGGCGGGCATGGAATCCATGGGCATCCCTTCGTTTCTCAGGCACCGGCTAATTGCCCGCGGCCTCCCCTGGATTGAAATTGCCATTGCCGTTGGCCTACTGACCGCCCCTGGCATGTGGTTTCTGCTTTTCGCGGCAGGGGCACTGTTGCTTTCGGCAGCTTTCCTCGCCATAGTGTGGCTGGCGGCGATAAAGAAAGAACCGGCCCAGTGCAATTGTTTTGGCACCAAAAAAACCACCATCGGCCGGTGGACGGTCATCCGGAACGCCGTCCTCGCCATTGCGGCCGGCGCGGCTCTTGCTGGGGGCGGGCCAGGGTTCCTGTGGCGCGCGGACCTGCCTGCTGCTGTGGCGGGTTTCCTTGTTGTGGCCCTGGCGGTACTGGCCGGAGTGGCGGTGGCCCCCGAAATAACCGGCGTGGACGGAGGCTTGCCCGCGGTCAAACGATCCTCCGAACTGGGTCTCCGGGACGTCCGGCTTCAAACGGTGAACCTGCAATCAATTGCACGCGAATCCCCCGTTGTGCTGCTGTTCACCAGGAGGGGCTGCCCCTCTTGCATGATCGCCGGCGATGCTCTGAAAGCATGGCAGGCCCGGACTGCCGGACTTGCCACAGCACGCCTGGTCATGGACGAATCCCCTCAAAGCGCGCTTGAGCTGCATCCCGATCTAGCCGATCATTTGCTCCTTGATTCAGGGAAGATGGCTGCCCGCCTGATGAATATCAGCAAATTCCCCAGTGCGTTCCTGATCGGCCGCGACGGCGAGTTCGCCACCCCGGCCATTGAAGGACCGAAGGATATTGCCGAGTTCCTTGATGTTCTGGGCGACACCCTCATAGCCGCCCAAGTCGGAGCCGCGAAGTAG
- a CDS encoding type 1 glutamine amidotransferase domain-containing protein, giving the protein MSEHNIAGKKVAFLLTDGVEQVELTSPWQAVKDAGGEPTLVALSKGKLQGFNGVEKGDTFDVDLAVADADASNFDALVLPGGVVNADHLRADKDAQNFTRAFFEQHKPVASICHGPWILIEAAVIKGRNVTSYHTLQTDLKNAGANWTDDEVVVDQGLVTSRSPDDLPAFNAKVVEEISEGQHAGQTA; this is encoded by the coding sequence ATGTCAGAACACAACATCGCAGGCAAGAAGGTCGCATTCCTGTTGACGGACGGCGTGGAGCAAGTGGAGCTCACCAGCCCATGGCAGGCGGTCAAGGATGCCGGCGGCGAGCCCACCCTCGTGGCTCTGTCCAAGGGAAAGCTCCAGGGTTTCAACGGCGTGGAGAAGGGTGACACCTTTGACGTGGACCTTGCAGTGGCCGACGCCGACGCCTCCAACTTTGACGCACTGGTCCTACCGGGCGGCGTCGTCAACGCCGATCACCTCCGCGCGGACAAAGACGCTCAGAACTTCACCCGCGCCTTCTTTGAGCAGCACAAGCCAGTGGCATCGATCTGCCACGGGCCGTGGATCCTCATCGAGGCCGCCGTGATCAAGGGCCGCAACGTCACCTCGTACCACACGCTCCAGACGGACCTGAAGAACGCGGGCGCCAACTGGACTGACGATGAAGTGGTGGTGGACCAGGGCCTGGTCACCAGCCGCAGCCCTGATGACCTTCCGGCCTTCAACGCCAAGGTGGTCGAGGAAATCTCCGAAGGCCAGCACGCAGGCCAGACAGCGTAG
- a CDS encoding DUF2975 domain-containing protein: MGKLSILALRVVIALVLAGSLFVQLRMVPLLSIDLSEAGAPDGPRIALLAIVVLGILCVQVVAVCVWRLLTMVRRGTVFSHRAFRFVDIIFGAIAFAAVLMFGIAVILAPGETAPGVVLLICGAALMIGGVALVVLVMRTLLAQAVARDVEAAGLRAELDEVI, translated from the coding sequence ATGGGAAAGCTGTCAATCCTCGCCTTGCGGGTAGTCATCGCGTTAGTACTTGCGGGTTCATTGTTTGTGCAGCTCAGGATGGTCCCGCTGCTTTCAATAGACTTGAGCGAAGCCGGCGCCCCGGATGGTCCGCGCATTGCGCTGCTGGCAATCGTGGTTCTGGGAATCCTGTGTGTTCAGGTGGTTGCTGTCTGTGTGTGGCGTTTGCTGACCATGGTGCGCCGCGGGACGGTGTTCTCCCACAGGGCCTTCCGGTTTGTGGACATCATCTTCGGTGCAATCGCTTTTGCGGCCGTCCTGATGTTTGGCATCGCAGTGATCCTGGCTCCGGGCGAAACAGCCCCGGGCGTGGTGTTGCTGATCTGTGGTGCGGCGCTGATGATCGGGGGAGTGGCACTGGTGGTGCTGGTGATGCGAACGCTGCTCGCCCAGGCTGTGGCGCGGGATGTGGAAGCCGCTGGCCTGCGGGCCGAGCTGGACGAGGTGATCTGA
- a CDS encoding helix-turn-helix domain-containing protein, with protein MPIIVDIDVMLAKRKMPVGVLAEKVGITPANLAVLKNGRAKAVRFTTLEALCEVLECQPGDLLRWEAEDRWDSGDPSAGEPRPTAPWSQPTPQES; from the coding sequence ATGCCCATCATTGTGGACATTGACGTGATGCTGGCCAAGCGCAAAATGCCCGTAGGAGTGCTCGCCGAGAAAGTAGGCATAACCCCGGCGAATTTGGCAGTACTCAAGAATGGGCGTGCGAAGGCTGTGCGTTTTACTACGCTTGAAGCGCTGTGCGAGGTTCTGGAATGTCAGCCAGGGGACCTGTTGAGATGGGAAGCTGAGGATCGCTGGGATAGCGGAGACCCATCTGCCGGCGAGCCTCGTCCAACAGCTCCATGGTCCCAACCGACTCCTCAGGAGTCATGA
- a CDS encoding LacI family DNA-binding transcriptional regulator: protein MTQDTSGPRPVPTLEMVAALAGVSRATVSRVVNDSPSVDPELAQSVRKAILALDYTPNRAARSLAKRRANAVTLIVPESTSKVFADPFFASVVQGIALYLTDTEYTLNMVISSESKPEKTRSFLLGGNVDGVLVVSHHSGDNSWTHLSGSLPMVFAGRPLVGGKESYYVDVANEQAAYEVTKLLTESGRKNVATIAGPQDMPPGLDRLAGWRTAVRESGLGEGLMEEGDFTLASGAKAMHRLLDRGVPIDAVFAANDQMAAGAYTAIQGRGLRIPEDIAVVGFDDDSFATSVTPALTTVHHPIVELGKKMAETLVNLIEGKPAERVNRMPTSIVIRDSV from the coding sequence ATGACGCAGGACACCAGCGGCCCCCGGCCGGTACCCACCCTTGAAATGGTGGCTGCCTTGGCCGGGGTCTCGCGGGCCACTGTGTCCCGTGTGGTCAACGACAGCCCCAGCGTGGACCCGGAGTTGGCGCAGTCTGTGCGGAAAGCCATCCTGGCCCTGGACTACACACCAAACCGTGCTGCTCGTTCGCTCGCCAAACGCAGGGCGAATGCGGTCACGCTGATTGTGCCGGAGTCCACGTCCAAGGTCTTCGCGGATCCGTTCTTTGCCTCGGTTGTGCAGGGCATCGCCCTGTATCTCACCGATACGGAGTACACGCTGAACATGGTGATCTCCTCGGAGTCGAAACCTGAGAAGACCCGCAGCTTCCTGCTCGGTGGCAACGTGGACGGGGTGCTGGTGGTCTCGCACCACAGTGGTGACAACTCCTGGACCCACCTCTCAGGGTCGCTTCCCATGGTGTTCGCCGGGCGGCCCCTGGTGGGCGGCAAGGAGAGTTACTACGTGGATGTGGCCAATGAGCAAGCGGCCTACGAGGTCACCAAACTTTTGACTGAGAGCGGCCGCAAGAACGTGGCCACCATTGCCGGCCCGCAGGACATGCCCCCGGGCCTGGATCGGCTTGCCGGTTGGAGGACTGCCGTGCGGGAGTCAGGCCTTGGTGAGGGTTTGATGGAGGAAGGCGATTTCACCCTGGCCTCCGGAGCCAAAGCAATGCATCGCCTGTTGGATCGCGGTGTGCCCATTGACGCCGTTTTTGCTGCCAATGATCAGATGGCCGCCGGCGCCTACACCGCCATCCAGGGCCGGGGCCTGCGCATCCCGGAGGACATCGCCGTGGTCGGTTTTGACGACGATTCCTTCGCCACCTCGGTGACCCCTGCCCTCACCACCGTGCATCATCCCATTGTTGAACTCGGCAAGAAGATGGCCGAGACCTTGGTAAACCTGATCGAGGGTAAACCGGCAGAGCGCGTGAACAGGATGCCCACCTCGATCGTTATCCGCGATTCCGTTTAG
- a CDS encoding GH1 family beta-glucosidase, giving the protein MPFEATTHPAITPFNRVWPEGFLWGSATAAAQVEGASHEGGKEDSVWDAFARIPGAIANGETLKDAVQHYHRMPQDVRIMKELGLDSYRFSTSWSRVRPGGRTANAEGLDFYSRLVDELLDAGILPWLTLYHWDLPQALEEKGGWANRDTAYRFVDYANDVYSALGDRVQHWTTFNEPFCSSLLGYAAGVHAPGRQEPEAAVAAVHHQHLAHGLVVNELRTRGARQLGITLNLSNSIPRDPSDPVDLDAARRYDSLQNRIFLDPILRGAYPEDTLNDLEQFGIRDVIKPGDLEIIGAPIDFLGVNHYHDDLISGHPTAEHGDGHSGGATRPTSSCWIGSEDISFPSRGLPRTAMDWEVNPDGLRKLLVRLGEEYPMLPPLYITENGAAYEDVVSPDGAVHDAERTQFVLDHITAVGEALDQGADVRGYFVWSLLDNFEWSWGYGKRFGVVRVDYDTFERTVKDSGLAYSRVIAAAKASATATVSA; this is encoded by the coding sequence ATGCCATTCGAAGCAACAACCCACCCGGCCATCACACCCTTTAACAGGGTGTGGCCCGAGGGCTTCCTCTGGGGCTCGGCTACCGCCGCAGCCCAGGTGGAAGGTGCCAGCCACGAAGGCGGCAAGGAAGACTCCGTGTGGGACGCTTTCGCCCGCATTCCCGGGGCTATTGCCAACGGTGAGACGCTGAAGGACGCTGTGCAGCACTACCACCGCATGCCCCAGGACGTGAGGATCATGAAGGAGTTGGGCCTGGATTCCTACCGGTTCTCCACCAGCTGGTCCCGCGTCCGGCCGGGCGGCCGTACCGCGAACGCTGAAGGCCTGGACTTCTACTCACGTTTGGTGGATGAACTGCTCGACGCCGGCATCCTCCCTTGGTTGACCCTTTACCATTGGGACCTGCCGCAGGCGCTGGAGGAGAAGGGCGGCTGGGCCAACCGGGACACCGCCTACCGTTTTGTGGACTACGCCAACGACGTCTATTCGGCACTGGGTGACCGGGTTCAGCACTGGACCACTTTCAATGAGCCGTTCTGCTCGTCGCTCCTCGGCTATGCGGCGGGTGTGCACGCACCCGGGCGCCAGGAACCGGAGGCGGCTGTTGCGGCTGTCCATCATCAGCATCTCGCCCACGGCCTGGTGGTCAATGAGTTGCGGACCCGGGGTGCCCGTCAATTGGGGATCACACTGAACCTCAGCAATTCCATCCCGCGGGATCCTTCAGATCCTGTGGACCTTGATGCCGCCCGCCGCTATGATTCGCTGCAGAACAGGATCTTCCTGGATCCGATCCTCCGGGGCGCCTACCCGGAGGACACCCTGAATGATCTGGAGCAGTTTGGCATCCGGGATGTGATCAAGCCCGGCGATCTGGAGATCATAGGTGCTCCTATCGACTTCCTGGGGGTCAACCACTATCACGATGACCTGATCAGCGGGCACCCCACTGCCGAACACGGCGACGGCCACTCGGGCGGCGCAACCCGTCCAACGTCGTCGTGCTGGATCGGTTCGGAGGATATTTCCTTCCCGAGCCGCGGGTTGCCTCGCACGGCCATGGACTGGGAGGTCAACCCGGATGGGCTGCGGAAGCTCCTGGTGCGTCTGGGCGAGGAATACCCCATGCTGCCGCCGCTGTACATCACGGAAAACGGTGCCGCGTACGAGGACGTGGTCAGTCCCGACGGTGCAGTTCACGACGCCGAGCGGACCCAGTTCGTTCTGGACCACATCACGGCGGTTGGGGAGGCACTGGACCAAGGGGCCGATGTTCGCGGCTACTTCGTGTGGTCTCTCCTGGACAACTTTGAGTGGTCCTGGGGTTACGGCAAGCGGTTCGGGGTGGTTCGGGTGGACTATGACACCTTTGAGCGGACGGTGAAGGACAGCGGACTGGCGTATTCCCGGGTCATTGCGGCGGCCAAGGCATCTGCCACCGCCACTGTGAGCGCCTAA
- a CDS encoding carbohydrate ABC transporter permease: MTLTQNRPHTPAPQQTSRALATRKALFGNGRRPGFLTYGLLLAFFLASAYPLWWSVIIGSRSNEALGETWPPLFPGGNFWTNVGEVFDTVPFWLALGNSVLISGIITISVVGFSTLAGYAFAKLRFRGRNWLMVAVIATMAIPTQLGIIPLFMLMRTLGWTGEIGAVVIPTLVTAFGVFFMRQYLVDVIPDELIESARMDGASMISTFWHVALPAARPAMAILGLFTFMTAWTDFLWPLLVLDAGNPTLQTALSQLQSARYVDYSIVLAGAVMATLPLLALFVIAGRQLISGIMQGAVKG; this comes from the coding sequence ATGACCCTCACTCAGAACCGGCCACATACCCCGGCTCCGCAGCAGACCTCCCGAGCACTGGCCACCCGGAAAGCCCTCTTTGGCAACGGCAGGCGTCCCGGCTTCCTGACCTACGGTTTGCTGCTGGCCTTCTTCCTGGCCTCGGCGTATCCGCTGTGGTGGTCGGTGATCATCGGCAGCCGCTCCAACGAGGCACTGGGTGAAACCTGGCCGCCGCTGTTCCCGGGCGGCAACTTCTGGACCAACGTGGGGGAAGTTTTTGACACCGTCCCGTTCTGGCTCGCGCTCGGCAACAGCGTCCTGATCTCGGGCATCATCACCATCTCTGTGGTGGGATTCTCCACTTTGGCCGGATATGCGTTCGCCAAGCTGCGGTTCCGCGGCCGCAACTGGCTGATGGTGGCAGTGATCGCCACCATGGCCATCCCCACGCAGCTGGGCATCATTCCGCTGTTCATGCTGATGCGCACGCTGGGCTGGACAGGTGAGATCGGCGCCGTCGTGATCCCTACTCTTGTCACAGCGTTCGGCGTGTTCTTCATGCGGCAGTATTTGGTGGACGTGATCCCGGACGAGCTGATCGAGTCGGCACGTATGGACGGCGCATCCATGATCTCCACTTTCTGGCACGTGGCGCTGCCCGCCGCGCGTCCGGCCATGGCAATCCTGGGCCTGTTCACGTTCATGACGGCCTGGACTGATTTCCTGTGGCCTCTGCTGGTGCTCGACGCCGGCAACCCCACCTTGCAGACGGCGCTCAGCCAACTGCAGTCGGCCCGCTACGTGGACTATTCGATCGTCCTGGCCGGTGCCGTCATGGCAACACTTCCGCTGCTGGCGCTCTTTGTCATAGCGGGACGTCAACTTATTTCCGGAATCATGCAAGGAGCAGTGAAGGGCTAA